The Polluticoccus soli sequence TTTGCCATCGGTAAATACAACTACATAGGCTTTGAGCCCGTGTATACAGAAATGGCATGTGAGGGGGTGACAACTGAAGGATACATCCTTACCGCACTTAAAGGCGCTAACAGGTATGCAATAAACGGTAAAAACCTGCTGCTCTATAACGACAACCTGCTGCTGGCAGTATTTGAAGCTAAGTAAGTTTTGGACATCACCATGTCATGGGGAAGGTAGACAGCGCACGGTTAAAGCAGGCACTCAAACATTTTTTCGGTTACGACAATTTCAGGCTCAACCAACAGCCTATTATTGAGACTGTGTTGAGCGGAGAGGATGTGATGGCCATTATGCCTACGGGCGGTGGTAAGTCTATTTGCTACCAGCTACCTGCAATGTTGCTGGATGGGCTTACTGTTGTGATCTCTCCGCTTATTGCCTTGATGAAAGACCAGGTTGATACGCTAGTAGCCAATGGCATCAGGGCAGCCTACCTCAACTCCACGCAAACCACCGACGAACAAAACCGCATTATTGCACAAGCAAAACGGGGTGAAATCAAACTGCTCTATTTTGCACCGGAAAGACTATTCAACAACCAACAGCAACTAAGCAGCTTTCTATCGTCGCTTAACTGCTCGCTGTTTGCCATTGATGAAGCGCACTGTATCTCGGCATGGGGACATGATTTCCGGCCGGAATACCTACAGCTGGCTGCTCTTAAAAGGCATTTTCCTGCTACACCTGTTATTGCACTTACTGCAAGTGCTGATACAATTACGCAGCAGGATATCGTTGAAAAACTAGGGCTGCATCGTCCGGAAGTTTTCATATCGAGCTTCAACAGGGCGAATATCAACTATTACATACAGCCGAAGCGTCGTGCGCTGGAACAGATAGCAAGGTATCTCGACAAACATAAAGACGACAGCGGCATCATCTATGCACTCTCTAGAAAGAGCACAGAAGATATTTCAGCCAGCTTAAAAAGCATGGGCTATGCTGCGGCACACTACCACGCAGGAATGAGCAGCGAAGAACGTAGCCGCGTGCAGGAAGCCTTTCAACGCGATGAGAAAAAGATCATCGTAGCAACCATAGCCTTCGGTATGGGTATCGATAAATCGAACGTGCGGTTTGTATTTCATTACGACGTTCCTAAGAACATGGAAGGTTATTACCAGGAGACCGGCCGCGCGGGACGCGATGGATTGCATAGCGACGCTATCCTACTCTACTCTTCAGGCGATGTGATGAAGCTGCTTCGTTTCATAGAGATCGACGAGAACCCACAGCAGACGGCGGTGATGAAAAAGAAACTCTTCCAAATGAAAGAGTTTGCCGAGAGCGAAAGCTGCAGGCGTCAATACATATTAAATTACTTCGGCGAAAAAGCGCCGGCCTATTGCGGCAGCTGTGACTACTGCCTGAGCAATCTTGAGCAACGCGATGCTACGATCGAAGCACAAAAGTTCCTTTCAGCCGTTGTACGGACAGGTGAACGCTTTGGCGCCGATTACCTGATAGATTTTCTTCGCGGCTCTCAAAGCGCAAAGATCGTTGAGGAGCACAAAAGCATTAAAACCTACGGCATAGGCAAAGACCTGAAGAAAGAAGAATGGCAGACGGTAGCACGGCAGCTAATACAACAACGACTGTTGGATCAAACTGACGGCATCTATCCTACCCTTAGACTAAACGAGGCCAGCAGGCGGATATTGAAAGGAGAACAGCAAGTGACGCTTGTATTGAAGAAGCCACAGGAAGAAACAACCGTTACTGCTGCACCTGAATACTCACCACAGCTATTGAAAGAACTGAAAGCGATACGCCAGGATATTGCCGAGCAGGAGAACGTACCAGCCTACATCATTGTATCGGATAGTACACTGGTAGAGATGGCAACCTTCCTTCCGCAAACCTTTGAAGAGTTGCGCCGCATATCCGGCTTTGGTGATTATAAAGTAAGTAAATACGGTGGAAGCCTGCTGAAACCGGTATTGGCTTTTGCAAAGGGAAACAATCTGGAAAGCAAGATCCACTTAAAAAATCCCAAACGCGAGCGTCGCGAGAAAAGAGAAAGGCCAGAAAAACCTATAGCGAACAATACACAACGTGCATCGCTGCAAATGTTTAAAGAAGGTTATGACATGGCCGATATCGCCACTCAACGGAGGTTGTCTCTATCTACCATAGAAGGGCACCTGGCAGTATTTGTTGAATCGGGAGAACTGCAGGCTACAGATATTGTTAAACGAGAGAAGCTGGATAAGATCGTTGCACTCATCCGCCAGACAGGCGAAACACGTGCAACCAAGCCGCTCAAAGACCTGCTCCCCGACGATTATACTTATGGTGAGATCAAAATAGCGATGTCATATTATTTAGCTATAGCCGGCAATGGCGAATAGCTTTTGTTATTGCTTCACCAGTTTTCTGTTTGTTTTAGTTCCGTCTTCAAACTGGATATTTATAAAGTAAATGCCCGGTTCAAGAAAAACATGGAGGCTGTGGTTACCACGGGAAAGTTTCTTCCCGCTATACTTTATTCTGCCGCTGATATCTGTTATGCTTAACAATGCTATGTCAGCCGGACTTTTTACCTGCAACTCGTCACCAGCCATTGGATTGGGATACAAAACCAGTTCATCCCTGGTACTATTTATTTGTTGAATAGCTGTGGGGAAGCAGACATAAGCATAATTATTGGGATTGGGATTAAAGACGACCATATCATCGTAGTGATAGGATATGTTTCTGACAGGATACATTATACCTGGCATATATAACCCTAGGTTGCTTCCGGGGCCTCTAAGCCAGTATTCTGGATAGGATGTATCCTTGCCGAAATAAAACCTTTTTACGAATACCCCATTGGTTGCCTGTACGGAATCAATTTCAATAACTTTTTTATTAGCACCACTTTTCCATTCCAGGCTGTCTCCTATCTGCAAATTGAAATCATACAACAATGTATCGGTATGCCATGGCAGCATGTCCCATATACTTTTGTGAAAGTGAGCAAAACCAGGACCATCCAATGTATCGAGTTTATGAAAATAAACTTTGGAGGTATCCACTCTCAAACCACCAATGAGTTTTGGATTCACAACGTAACCGTTATCACACCATAGCGAATGGTAGTTTAAACCATTGATCAGCGTATCGTTTCCAGTATACAGAACTGCCTGAAAGTAAATAATGTTGCCAAAGCCGGTGCCATGCCACGAATATTCGCACCAGGTCGCACCTTTCCGGTAGAAGCTATCTAAAGACAACTGAGCCTTTGCCGGAAACAAAAGAGTTGATAAAATAAGGATAAGGAATAGCTTTTTCATAGGGTGGTTGTTACACTAGAAACATAAAGCACAAATCTGATACCAAATTGGAGCATTCCTAAATCTCATTGTCACAAATAAGTCAATACAATATCATATGACATGTTACGGAGATAGATGCCGTTTGGTATTATAAACTAATAAAAAAAGCGGGCAATGCCCGCTTCTAATAGTATAGTATTTAACGTCATTATACATGGAATTTAATACCCTGTGCCAGCGGCAACTGGTCGCTCCAGTTGATGGTATTGGTTTGACGGCGCATGTAAGCTTTCCAGCTATCAGAACCGCTTTCACGACCACCACCTGTTTCTTTCTCACCTCCAAATGCGCCACCTATTTCCGCACCACTGGTACCGATGTTTACGTTAGCGATACCGCAGTCGCTCCCTTTGTGAGAGAGGAATTGCTCTGCCTCACGCATATTCAGCGTCATGATAGATGACGACAAGCCCTGAGGCACATCATTCTGCATAGCGATCGCTTCATCAAGTGTTTTATACTTCATGATGTACAATATGGGCGCGAAGGTCTCGTGCTGCACAATAGGCAGGTTATTCGTCACCTCGTAAATGCAAGGTTTTACATAACAGCCACCTTTATAATCTTTACCTTCCAGTACACCACCTACCACAACGGCTTTACCACCCTGCTTTTTGATCTCACCCAGTGCATGGAGATAGTTTCCAACAGCATCTTGATCGATCAGCGGGCCAACGTGATTGCGCTCATCCAGCGGATTACCTATGCTCAGTTGCTTGTAAGCAGCCACGAGCTTTTTCTTGAAGGTATCGTACACTTTCTCGTGAATGATGAGACGGCGCGTAGTAGTGCAACGTTGTCCTGCAGTACCTACGGCACCAAACAAGCAGGCGCGCAGAGCGATGTTCAGATCTGCCTGCTCTGTAATGATGATTGAGTTGTTACCTCCTAATTCGAGCAAAGAACGACCAAGCCTTGCACCTACGGCGGCACCAACAGCTTTACCCATACGGGTAGAACCTGTAGCTGATACCAGAGGAACGCGTGCATCGGTGCTCATCAGCTCACCTACTTCACGACCACCGATCACCAGCCCGCAAACGCCTTCAGGTACTTTATTAGCCTTGAAAACTTCGGCAATGATATTTTGACAAGCTATTGCTGTGAGCGGCGTTTTTTCTGATGGCTTCCAAACGCAGGTATTACCACACACCCAGGCAAGGAAGCTATTCCAGCTCCATACTGCCACAGGGAAGTTGAATGCGCTGATGATACCAACCACACCCAGCGGATGCCACTGCTCATACATGCGGTGCATAGGGCGTTCGCTGTGCATGGTAAGACCATAAAGTTGGCGCGACAGGCCAACAGCAAAGTCTGCAATGTCTATCATCTCCTGTACTTCACCCCAGCCTTCCTGCAGGCTCTTGCCCATTTCATAAGACACCAGTCTGCCCAGCGGATCTTTGAACTTGCGCAGAGCTTCTCCCACCTGACGCACTATCTCACCACGGCGCGGAGCAGGCCACATGCGCCATTCTTCGAAAGCTGCCTGCGCTTGGGCTACTACCTGGTCGTATTCTTTAGCTGATGCGCTCTTTACAGATGCCATCAGGCTGCCATCTACCGGAGTGTATGAATCGATTTTTGTATCGCCTGTCTTAAGCCATTTGGTGCCTGTAGATGCACCCTGGCTCAGCTGGCCAATACCGAGAGTTTCAAGAACCTTGTTGAGTTTCATAAGGAATTAGAATTGCGGCAAAGCTAATACAATTTGAGTGCCAGCTAAAAACCACTCGTAGGGATGATCCTGACCAGGTTATTTCACGAAAAGCCATACGCAACTTATTGCTATTCAACATATTTATCGTTATCTTGTTAATCGGTTGTTAACACAAAACCTGGTGCCGTATGGGAAAACATTTACTTATAGTGCTGGCAATGATCACTCAATTTGCAACGAACGCTCAATCCTACAAAGGGTTATATGTCGATAACCTGGCGAAGATCATTAAGAACAAAAAGTCAACAGATAGTTTACTGAACTACGCGCAGAAGAACAATTACACCACATTGTCTCTTTACGATCTCTACCCTATCCATCAACAAAACAACCTAACATCTGTTGCTGGCTCAAAAGTGCTGGCCAATTTTATCAAGCTGGCAAAGACCAAGTACGGCATACAACAAGTGGCTGCCGTTGGCGAAAACTTCTGGTTCTTCAACACTATCATTCACGCCTATAACCAGTTGCACAATTTCAGTACCGAAAGGATAGACGTGTATAACCTGGAGTTTGAATTTTGGAATACCAGCCCTGCAATGGCTAGCTATATATGCAACAATTATTTGACACCTAATAATCTTCCTTGCACAGTGCAGGGAGCCTATACTTTTTACATAAGTGAGCTACAGAAGATACATGCACTGGCACAAACTGATGGCTGTGTTACGGAAACCTATATTGGCTGG is a genomic window containing:
- a CDS encoding aldehyde dehydrogenase family protein, which encodes MKLNKVLETLGIGQLSQGASTGTKWLKTGDTKIDSYTPVDGSLMASVKSASAKEYDQVVAQAQAAFEEWRMWPAPRRGEIVRQVGEALRKFKDPLGRLVSYEMGKSLQEGWGEVQEMIDIADFAVGLSRQLYGLTMHSERPMHRMYEQWHPLGVVGIISAFNFPVAVWSWNSFLAWVCGNTCVWKPSEKTPLTAIACQNIIAEVFKANKVPEGVCGLVIGGREVGELMSTDARVPLVSATGSTRMGKAVGAAVGARLGRSLLELGGNNSIIITEQADLNIALRACLFGAVGTAGQRCTTTRRLIIHEKVYDTFKKKLVAAYKQLSIGNPLDERNHVGPLIDQDAVGNYLHALGEIKKQGGKAVVVGGVLEGKDYKGGCYVKPCIYEVTNNLPIVQHETFAPILYIMKYKTLDEAIAMQNDVPQGLSSSIMTLNMREAEQFLSHKGSDCGIANVNIGTSGAEIGGAFGGEKETGGGRESGSDSWKAYMRRQTNTINWSDQLPLAQGIKFHV
- the recQ gene encoding DNA helicase RecQ is translated as MGKVDSARLKQALKHFFGYDNFRLNQQPIIETVLSGEDVMAIMPTGGGKSICYQLPAMLLDGLTVVISPLIALMKDQVDTLVANGIRAAYLNSTQTTDEQNRIIAQAKRGEIKLLYFAPERLFNNQQQLSSFLSSLNCSLFAIDEAHCISAWGHDFRPEYLQLAALKRHFPATPVIALTASADTITQQDIVEKLGLHRPEVFISSFNRANINYYIQPKRRALEQIARYLDKHKDDSGIIYALSRKSTEDISASLKSMGYAAAHYHAGMSSEERSRVQEAFQRDEKKIIVATIAFGMGIDKSNVRFVFHYDVPKNMEGYYQETGRAGRDGLHSDAILLYSSGDVMKLLRFIEIDENPQQTAVMKKKLFQMKEFAESESCRRQYILNYFGEKAPAYCGSCDYCLSNLEQRDATIEAQKFLSAVVRTGERFGADYLIDFLRGSQSAKIVEEHKSIKTYGIGKDLKKEEWQTVARQLIQQRLLDQTDGIYPTLRLNEASRRILKGEQQVTLVLKKPQEETTVTAAPEYSPQLLKELKAIRQDIAEQENVPAYIIVSDSTLVEMATFLPQTFEELRRISGFGDYKVSKYGGSLLKPVLAFAKGNNLESKIHLKNPKRERREKRERPEKPIANNTQRASLQMFKEGYDMADIATQRRLSLSTIEGHLAVFVESGELQATDIVKREKLDKIVALIRQTGETRATKPLKDLLPDDYTYGEIKIAMSYYLAIAGNGE
- a CDS encoding T9SS type A sorting domain-containing protein; translated protein: MKKLFLILILSTLLFPAKAQLSLDSFYRKGATWCEYSWHGTGFGNIIYFQAVLYTGNDTLINGLNYHSLWCDNGYVVNPKLIGGLRVDTSKVYFHKLDTLDGPGFAHFHKSIWDMLPWHTDTLLYDFNLQIGDSLEWKSGANKKVIEIDSVQATNGVFVKRFYFGKDTSYPEYWLRGPGSNLGLYMPGIMYPVRNISYHYDDMVVFNPNPNNYAYVCFPTAIQQINSTRDELVLYPNPMAGDELQVKSPADIALLSITDISGRIKYSGKKLSRGNHSLHVFLEPGIYFINIQFEDGTKTNRKLVKQ